The following is a genomic window from Syntrophaceae bacterium.
TCACGGTCGACGAGAAGGCGCGCACCGTCGTCCTGACCGAGGAGGGCGTGGCGAGGGTGGAGAAGGCCCTGAAGGTCCAGAACCTCTACGACCCGCGCAACATCGAGCTGCTGCACCACGTCAACCAGGCCCTCAAGGCGCACACCCTGTTCAAGCGGGACGTGGACTACGTCGTGAAAAACGGCGAGGTGATCATCGTCGACGAGTTCACGGGCCGCCTCATGCCCGGCCGCCGATACAGCGAGGGCCTCCACCAGGCCCTCGAGGCCAAGGAAGGCGTCAAGATCGAACGGGAGAACCAGACGCTGGCCTCGGTCACGTTCCAGAACTTCTTCCGGATGTACGAAAAGCTCGCGGGCATGACGGGGACGGCCGACACGGAGGCGGCCGAGTTCAAGGAGATCTACAACCTCGAGGTCGTGGTGATCCCCACGAACATGCCGATGATCCGGACCGACTACCCGGACGTGATCTACCGGACGGAGCGCGAGAAGTTCGAGGCCGTCATCGAGGAGATCAAGGAGCTGCACAGGCAGGGCCGGCCGGTTCTCGTCGGGACCATCTCCATCGAGAAATCCGAAAAACTGAGCGCCATGCTCTCCCGGCAGGGGGTGAAGCACCATGTCCTCAACGCGAAGCATCATGAGCGGGAGGCGGAGATCATCGCGCAGGCGGGGCAGCGCGGCGCCGTGACGATCTCGACGAACATGGCGGGACGCGGCACCGACATCAAGCTCGGAGAGGGGGTTGCCCAGCTCGGCGGCCTGCACATCCTCGGCACGGAGCGACACGAGAGCCGCCGGATCGACAACCAGCTTCGCGGCCGGTCGGGACGGCAGGGCGACGCGGGCTCGTCGCGGTTTTACCTGTCCATGGAGGACGACCTGCTTCGGATCTTCGGCGGCGAGCGCATGAGTGCGATCATGGACAGGATCGGGATGGAGGAAGGCCAGCCGATCGAGTCGAATCTGCTGACCCGGCAGATCGAGGCCGCCCAGAGGAGGGTGGAGGCCCACAACTTCGATATCCGCAAGCACCTCCTCGAGTACGACAACGTGATGAACGTGCAGCGCGAGGCCATCTACGAGCAGCGCAAGGCCGTCCTGAAGGGCGAGGACCCCTGGGGCATGCTCGAGGAGATGCTCGACGAGGTCGTCGAGACCACCGTCGCCGAGTACGTCGACGAGAAGCAGCACCCTGAAGAGTGGAACCTCAAGGGCCTCGACGACATCCTCTACCAGCTCTTTTCGCTCAGGCTCCGCTTCAGCGAGGCGGGCCGCGAAACAGGCGGTCCGGAGCAGATCCGGGAGGAGATCCGCCGTGCGGTCCTGGAGCACCTGCGCCGGAAAGAGGCCGCTTTCGGCAAGCCCCTCTGGGATTACCTGATGAAGGTGATCATGCTGCAGTCCATCGACACCTTCTGGAAGGATCACCTGCTGGGGATGGATCACCTCCGGGAGGGCATCGGCCTGCGGGGCTACGGCCAGAAGGACCCCGTCCGGGAGTACCAGAAGGAAGGCTACGAGATGTACCTGGAGATGCTGTACCGCATCCGCCAGGACACCCTGCAGAAGCTCTCGCTCGTGCAGATCCAGCGGGAGGAGGAGGTCGAGGGGCTTCGGGACCGGACGCAGCGCGACGTGGTCATGACGCACGGCACGGCGGGGGCCCCGGTGAAGCAGGTACGAAAAGAGGCGGCGCAAAAGGTCGGCCGCAACGACCCGTGCCCCTGCGGCAGCGGGAAGAAGTACAAGAAGTGCTGCGGGAAGTGATGTCGGCCATGCCTTATACCCATCGCGCGATTGAGCGTTTTCGACAGGTCTACATCTCGCTTCACTGCAGACGCAAAAACTCGCCCTTCGGGCTCAAACAGTTTGCGCTGCGGACGTTCCGCTTCGATTAGACCTGTTACCGAAAAAACTCAAACTCGCGCTCCGAGTAAAGGGCATGGCCTCCAGCATGGAAGAAGGGTGGAACGAGAATGAGTGAACAGAGATTCGAGGTTCCCGGGTTCCAGGCCAGCGGGATCGCGGCCGGGATCAAGGAGGAGGGCCGGAAGGACCTGGCCCTGCTGTACTCCGAGGTGCCGGCAAAGGCGGCAGGCATCTTCACGACGAACGTCTTCAAGGCCGCCCCGGTGCTGCTGGACATCGAGCGCATCAAGAGCGGCTCCGCGAGGGCCGTCATCGTCAACAGCGGCAATGCCAACGCCGCCACCGGGGAAGAAGGCTATCAGGATGCCGTGAAGATGGCCCGCTACTGCGCCGGGGCTCTCTCGATCGACGAGTCCCAGGTCCTCGTGGCCTCCACGGGGGTCATCGGCCGAAAGCTCCCCATCGACAAGGTCGCGGGAAGCGTGAGCAGGCTCGTCAAGGGGCTCTCCCCCGGGGGAATCCCCGCGGCGGCCGAGGCCATCATGACGACGGATCGATACCCGAAGATCCAGTACCGCGAGGGGACCGTCGGCGGAAGCGATGTCTGCGTCTGCGGGATCGCCAAGGGTGCCGGCATGATCGAGCCCGGGATGGCGACGCTGCTGTCCTTCGTCCTGACCGACGCCGACGTCGACGACGCGGCCCTGAAGCGGGCGCTCCGGGAAGCGGCCGACCGAAGCTTCAACGCCATCAGCGTCGACGGGTGCATGAGCACCAACGACACGGTCCTCCTTCTGGCCAACGGCCTGGCCGGAAACCGCAGGATCCGAACATCGACGCGGGACTACGCCGTGTTCTCGGACATGCTCACGGATGTGATGACGGAGCTGGCCAAGATGATCGTCCGCGACGGCGAGGGGGCGACGAAGCTCATCGAGATCGTCGTCGAGGGGGCGAAAACGGCGGGGGACGCAAAGACGATCGCCTACCAGATCGCCCGCTCCAACCTGGTCAAGACGGCGTTTTACGGGGGCGACCCGAACTGGGGGCGCATCATCTCCGCCGCGGGTGCGGCGGGGGTCGCGCTCGACCCCAACGCCGTGGAGCTGACCTTCGACGGCCTGCCGCTGTTCCGGCAGGGCCAGGGCGTCGCGGGCCGGCTGCAGGAACTCGCGGAGTTGATGAAGAAGGACCACATCCGGGTGGTCCTGAAGCTCGGCCAGGGAGAGAAGGGCTTCCGGGTGTACAGCTCCGACCTGACCCTCGACTACGTCAGGATCAACGCGCACTACACGACATAAAAACAGGCAAAAGGCGAACGGCGAAAGGCACAAGGGACCCGGAAGAACCGTCTTCGTCCTTGCCGATTGCCCTTGGCCATTCGGCATTTTTTATTTGCCAAATATTTTTGATTGTGATAACTAAACCCGTTCTATCACTCACACCCTCGGACCGGCGGGCCTGTTGCTCTTCGCGAGAAGAGTTTCCCGCCGGGTTGAAGGGGTGGAGGAATCAAACAGGAAGGAGAACCCCATGTCCACCGTATCGATGAAGCTGCTGCTCGAGTCCGGCGTCCACTTCGGTCACCAGACCAACAAGTGGAACCCCAAGATGAAACCCTACATTTTCGGCGCCCGCAACGGGATTTACATCATCGACCTCCAGCAGACGGTCGAGATGTTCAAGGGAGCCTACGCGTTCGTGGTCAACACCGTTGCCGACGGCGGCGAGATCCTCTTCGTGGGCACGAAGAAGCAGGCCCAGGAATCGATCCGCGAGGAAGCCGAACGCTGCGGAATGCCCTACGTGAACTACCGCTGGCTGGGCGGCATGCTCACCAATTTCGCAACCATCAAGAAGCGGATCGACCGGCTGAACGAGCTCGACGCGATGTTCAGCAACGAGTCCGTGAACGTGTTCCCCAAGAAGGAGATCCTTCTTTACCAGAAGGAACGGGAGAAGCTCGACCGGGTGCTGGGCGGGATCCGCCGGATGAAGGGCGCCCCGGCGGCCATCTTCGTCGTCGACCCGAAGAAGGAGGACATTGCCGTCCACGAGGCCCGCAAGCTCGGGATCCCCGTCGTGGCCATCGTGGACACCAACTGCGACCCCGACGTGGTGGATTACATCATCCCCGGCAACGACGACGCCATCCGGGCGATCAAGCTCTTCGCGGCGCGGATCGCCGATGCCGTCCTGGAGGGCAAGCAGAAATTCGAGGAGAAGATCCAGGCGCAGAACGACAAGACGCCGGCTCCCGAGGCAAAGGCGGAGGAGGCGGTCGAGACCGACGTGCCCGAAAGCGTCGAGTTCAAGGGCGCGGAGCAGCCCGCAAGCTGAAACCGAAACGAAGACACACCCCGATGACGAGGAGGTACAGGACCATTGGAAATCGCAGCGGATCTCGTAAAAGAGCTGAGAGTGAAAACGGGCGCCGGCATCATGGACTGCAAGGAGGCCCTGAAGGCATCGAACGGCAATTTCGACAAGGCGGTCGATTTTCTCCGTGAGAAGGGCCTCTCGGCCGCAACGAAGAAGTCGTCCCGCGCCACGAAGGACGGCCTGATCACGTCCTACATCCACATGGGCGGAAAGGTCGGTGTCATGATCGAGGTGAACTGCGAGACGGACTTCGTCGCCAAGACGGAAAACTTCAAGAACCTCACCCGTGACCTTGCGATGCACGTCGCCGCCATGAACCCGCTCTACGTCAGGCCCGAGGATGTGCCCGAGACCGTGCTGCAGAGGGAGAAGGACATCTACCGCAAGCAGGTCATCGCCGAGGGCAAGCCCGAAAAGATCGCCGACAAGATCGTCGAGGGGAAGCTCAAGAAGTTCTACGAGGAAGTCTGCCTCATGAAGCAGAAGTTCATCAAGGACACGAACATGACCGTCGAGGACCTCATCAAGGCCGCGATCGCCGCGACGGGGGAAAACATCATCGTGAAGCGCTTCGTCCGCTACCAGCTGGGCGGAGACGAGGCGGCGGACAACGCGCTGTAAGGCGACCCCTTCCGCGCGCCCTTCGGGCGGGGACTTCGGCATCATGGCGGCGAGAGGCGAGGCTGCATACAAGAGGGTGCTCCTGAAGCTGAGCGGCGAGGCGCTCATGGGAGGGCGGTCCTTCGGCATCGACCCGGCGGTCGTCAGGAACATCGCCGGCGAGATCCGGGATGCGGTCCGGATGGGCGTCGAAATGGGGGTTGTGATCGGCGGCGGCAACATCTTCCGCGGCGTCGAGGGCAGCGCCCGGGGGATGGAGCGAACCCAGGCCGATTACATGGGCATGCTCGCGACGGTGATCAACAGCCTTGCCCTGCAGAGCGTTCTCGAGAGCATGGGCGTGAAGTGCAGGGTGCAGACGGCCATCGAGATGCGCGAGGTGGCCGAGCCCTTCATCCGGCGCAGGGCCTCCCGGCACCTGGAAAAGGGCAGGGTCGTCATCTTCGCCGCCGGGACGGGCAACCCCTATTTCACAACGGATACGGCGGCGGCGCTGAGAGCCGCGGAAATCCAGGCGGACGTCATTCTCAAGGCGACCAAGGTCGACGGGGTCTACGACAAAGACCCCGTGAAGCACGCGGGCGCGAAGATGTACAAAACCATCAGCTACACCGAGGCGCTGGCAAGAGACCTCCGGGTCATGGACGCGACCGCCATATCCCTCTGCAGGGAGAACGGGATCCCGATCCGGGTCTTCAACATCGCGAAGAGGGGCAACATCAAGTCCGTGATCTGCGGCAAATCCGTCGGAACCACCGTGGGAGGGTGACATGAGCGAGATGACCGACCTGGTCTTTTCCGAGATGAAAGACAACATGGAAAAGAGCATCAAGTTTCTCGAAAAGTCCTTCGGGAAACTCAGGACGGGTCGCGCCTCACTGGCCCTCCTGGACGGGATCAAGGTGGACTACTACGGGGTTCCCACGCCGCTGAATCAGGTCGCCTCGCTGTCCGTTCCCGAGAGCCGGCTGATCCAGATCTCGCCCTGGGACGCGAGCGTGATCCCCAACATCGAAAAGGCCATCCAGAAATCCGAGCTCGGCCTCAACCCCGTCAATGACGGCAAGATCGTCCGGATCAGCATCCCCGCCCTCACCGAGGAGCGGCGAAAGGAGCTGGTCAAGGTGGTCAGGAAAATGGCCGAAGAGGGCAAGGTGAAACTGCGGAACCTCCGCCGCGACGCCAACGAGGAGCTGAAGAAGCTCAAGAAGGAAGGCGACATCTCCGAGGACGAGCTCTTCAAGCTGCAGGCCGACGTCCAGAAGATCACCGACGAATACATCGAGAAGGCCGAACGGGTTCTGCAGGCCAAGGAAAAGGAAATCATGGAAATCTGACGAGGGATGCCTCGGGCCCTGCATGCAGGCAGGGCCGACCGACCTGTCGGGAGAATCGTCTTGGCCTGGTCACAAGGGATTGAAGACAAGGAAAGGAGCCTCCGGGCTCCTTCTTTTTTGCCTCGCGGCAGGCGGCTGAAACATGCCTTGAAAATGTCGGCAGGCTGTGGTACTGAATCGAAAATTCGTCATTGATAATCGATAAATAGAGCCCGCATGGAGCAGCTCGACAAAACCAATCTCCCGCGCCACATCGCCATCATCATGGACGGCAACGGCCGGTGGGCCCGGAAACACTCCCTGGGGCGCATCGCCGGACACCGGAAAGGGTCGGAATCGGTGCGGAGCGTCGTCGAGTCGTGCCGCAAGCTCGGGATCCCCTATCTCACCCTGTATGCGTTCTCCTCTGAAAACCGGAGCCGCCCCGAGCGGGAGGTCCGGGCCCTGATGAATCTGCTCGACCGCTACCTCCGCTCCGAACGCAAGGCCATGATGGAAAACGACATCCGCCTGCTCACCATCGGCCGGACGGAAGAGCTGCCCGCCAGGGTCCTGGAGTCCCTCAACGGGGTCATCGCGGAGACGGCGGGCAACACGGCCATGACCCTGATTCTCGCCTTGAACTACGGCAGTCACGACGAGATCCTGCAGGCGGTGCGCAGGATCGCCGAGGAGGCGCGGCAGGGCACCGTCGACCCCTCGGACGTCACGGAAGAGCGGTTCGCGGACTATCTGCACACCAAGGGGATCCCGGATCCCGATCTGCTGATCCGGACGAGCGGCGAGTACCGCCTGAGCAATTTCCTCCTCTGGCAGATGGCCTACACGGAATTTTATTTCACGGAAACCCTGTGGCCCGATTTCCGCGAAGAGCACCTCATCGAGGCCATCGTCGAGTATCAGAAACGGGAGCGGCGGTTCGGGCTGACCAGCGACCAGCTGCCGAAGAGGCGGTCATGACCGGTTCTCACGCCAAGCGGTGGGTCACGGGCATCGTCGCCGTCCCGATTCTCTTCGCCGTCATCTATTTCGGCACGGAGGCGGTGTTCGCCGGTTTCATCCTGCTGGTCACCGCGGTCGCCGTTCTCGAGTACAACCGC
Proteins encoded in this region:
- the argJ gene encoding bifunctional glutamate N-acetyltransferase/amino-acid acetyltransferase ArgJ; this translates as MSEQRFEVPGFQASGIAAGIKEEGRKDLALLYSEVPAKAAGIFTTNVFKAAPVLLDIERIKSGSARAVIVNSGNANAATGEEGYQDAVKMARYCAGALSIDESQVLVASTGVIGRKLPIDKVAGSVSRLVKGLSPGGIPAAAEAIMTTDRYPKIQYREGTVGGSDVCVCGIAKGAGMIEPGMATLLSFVLTDADVDDAALKRALREAADRSFNAISVDGCMSTNDTVLLLANGLAGNRRIRTSTRDYAVFSDMLTDVMTELAKMIVRDGEGATKLIEIVVEGAKTAGDAKTIAYQIARSNLVKTAFYGGDPNWGRIISAAGAAGVALDPNAVELTFDGLPLFRQGQGVAGRLQELAELMKKDHIRVVLKLGQGEKGFRVYSSDLTLDYVRINAHYTT
- the tsf gene encoding translation elongation factor Ts, producing MEIAADLVKELRVKTGAGIMDCKEALKASNGNFDKAVDFLREKGLSAATKKSSRATKDGLITSYIHMGGKVGVMIEVNCETDFVAKTENFKNLTRDLAMHVAAMNPLYVRPEDVPETVLQREKDIYRKQVIAEGKPEKIADKIVEGKLKKFYEEVCLMKQKFIKDTNMTVEDLIKAAIAATGENIIVKRFVRYQLGGDEAADNAL
- the secA gene encoding preprotein translocase subunit SecA, translating into MLQFFQKLFGTKNERELKRIAPLVDEINRFEEDIRPLSDEQLKAKTAEFKRRLADGQTLDDILTEAFAVVREAARRTVGMRPFDVQLIGGIVLHEGKIAEMKTGEGKTLAATMPLYLNALTGRGCHLVTVNDYLARRDAAWMGPIYNFLGLSVGVIVHGLTDEERRRAYASDITYGTNNEFGFDYLRDNMKFALEDYVQRDFHYAIVDEVDSILIDEARTPLIISGPSEESTDKYYRINQIIPGLRREKDFTVDEKARTVVLTEEGVARVEKALKVQNLYDPRNIELLHHVNQALKAHTLFKRDVDYVVKNGEVIIVDEFTGRLMPGRRYSEGLHQALEAKEGVKIERENQTLASVTFQNFFRMYEKLAGMTGTADTEAAEFKEIYNLEVVVIPTNMPMIRTDYPDVIYRTEREKFEAVIEEIKELHRQGRPVLVGTISIEKSEKLSAMLSRQGVKHHVLNAKHHEREAEIIAQAGQRGAVTISTNMAGRGTDIKLGEGVAQLGGLHILGTERHESRRIDNQLRGRSGRQGDAGSSRFYLSMEDDLLRIFGGERMSAIMDRIGMEEGQPIESNLLTRQIEAAQRRVEAHNFDIRKHLLEYDNVMNVQREAIYEQRKAVLKGEDPWGMLEEMLDEVVETTVAEYVDEKQHPEEWNLKGLDDILYQLFSLRLRFSEAGRETGGPEQIREEIRRAVLEHLRRKEAAFGKPLWDYLMKVIMLQSIDTFWKDHLLGMDHLREGIGLRGYGQKDPVREYQKEGYEMYLEMLYRIRQDTLQKLSLVQIQREEEVEGLRDRTQRDVVMTHGTAGAPVKQVRKEAAQKVGRNDPCPCGSGKKYKKCCGK
- the rpsB gene encoding 30S ribosomal protein S2, which translates into the protein MSTVSMKLLLESGVHFGHQTNKWNPKMKPYIFGARNGIYIIDLQQTVEMFKGAYAFVVNTVADGGEILFVGTKKQAQESIREEAERCGMPYVNYRWLGGMLTNFATIKKRIDRLNELDAMFSNESVNVFPKKEILLYQKEREKLDRVLGGIRRMKGAPAAIFVVDPKKEDIAVHEARKLGIPVVAIVDTNCDPDVVDYIIPGNDDAIRAIKLFAARIADAVLEGKQKFEEKIQAQNDKTPAPEAKAEEAVETDVPESVEFKGAEQPAS
- the frr gene encoding ribosome recycling factor — encoded protein: MTDLVFSEMKDNMEKSIKFLEKSFGKLRTGRASLALLDGIKVDYYGVPTPLNQVASLSVPESRLIQISPWDASVIPNIEKAIQKSELGLNPVNDGKIVRISIPALTEERRKELVKVVRKMAEEGKVKLRNLRRDANEELKKLKKEGDISEDELFKLQADVQKITDEYIEKAERVLQAKEKEIMEI
- a CDS encoding UMP kinase; the protein is MAARGEAAYKRVLLKLSGEALMGGRSFGIDPAVVRNIAGEIRDAVRMGVEMGVVIGGGNIFRGVEGSARGMERTQADYMGMLATVINSLALQSVLESMGVKCRVQTAIEMREVAEPFIRRRASRHLEKGRVVIFAAGTGNPYFTTDTAAALRAAEIQADVILKATKVDGVYDKDPVKHAGAKMYKTISYTEALARDLRVMDATAISLCRENGIPIRVFNIAKRGNIKSVICGKSVGTTVGG
- a CDS encoding isoprenyl transferase; protein product: MEQLDKTNLPRHIAIIMDGNGRWARKHSLGRIAGHRKGSESVRSVVESCRKLGIPYLTLYAFSSENRSRPEREVRALMNLLDRYLRSERKAMMENDIRLLTIGRTEELPARVLESLNGVIAETAGNTAMTLILALNYGSHDEILQAVRRIAEEARQGTVDPSDVTEERFADYLHTKGIPDPDLLIRTSGEYRLSNFLLWQMAYTEFYFTETLWPDFREEHLIEAIVEYQKRERRFGLTSDQLPKRRS